A stretch of DNA from Balearica regulorum gibbericeps isolate bBalReg1 chromosome 7, bBalReg1.pri, whole genome shotgun sequence:
TTCCACAAAACACCTGGATGAATTACTGTTCTCCTGGCTGGCAGGAGAGGCAGTACCTTTTATTAGATCAATTGATcttgctggaaagaaaagcagagcgCCTTTCAGGCACGTAAGCACTTATTCTGGGTCTGCCTTCTGCAAGCCGCCGCACCATCTCCTATCATTCAGTGGCCATTAATCTCACATGTCAAGAAGTTTCAtgtttcccaaatatttttccccGTGTCCCACATagattattcttattttaatccttttatttcctttctttcatttttcttacattcTCAAAACCTAGGCAATTACACACTTCAGGTAAGACTATTTTTTTACGTCTTTCTATTTGCGTATCTGAAACATTCATGATGATCTGCACAGTGTGATTTGTCATTAAACgcataaaatgacaaaaaatgcCTCATACACAATTGGCCCAAAAACCAGGAGACTGGTCTAGTAATGTCTAGCAACATCTCTCCTTACACAAATGTTTGCAATATACGCACGTAAGCTGGGGTATCGCTgtcaaatatttctgattttcctcaACAAATTGTGGTATGGCAGTTGTATTATGCGGCAATGTCTGCATAGGGATTATGCCTTGTAAGCTTTTCCATTATTATTTGACCAGCCTTAGTCCCTGACATGGGTGTTTGAATATCCTGCAGCCAGTACAAAGAACTAGGTAATAGCGGATGCAAAGCTCTTTTTTGACAAATCTCTCGCTGGTCGTCAGAAGCAATGGAACTAGTACATACAAGAATCACAAACAGCTAAATAAATTGTTTTGGgacatatttaaacatttaaatttataatGTTCAACACTTGTCTGAGCCAATTAGTTTGTACCATTTGGGGTTTGCTAGGGTTTGgagttactttttttatttcgCAGCCATCCTTTGTGCAGTACACGTCTCTATGTTCCCTTCATTAATGAGTGCAAAACTTTGATCATGAAAGGATCCGTTGCCCTAAGTATGCCAGCCTGTGTACATTTCTCTGTTACTTTTCACTGCAAGTTATTCTGTCAAGTTATTTTACTTTAGATtggatttctgtatttccacaGTGACTAAAAAGCACATGGCAGTCCCCAATGTGCTATTTTTGAACACCTGATGGTAACTTCTATTGCCACTCTAAATTTAGAGCAGATACATTCTTATGTAAGTATGGTATGCAACTAACACTACACCTCATGATTTTTTGGTAGTATATGGACTTTCACTCTAGCATTACCTCAGTAGTCCCATGTGTCAGTGTTATTTCTCCGATAATTAAGGTAGTCCCAGAAAACATTATGCAAAAACATTGAAGGGCTCGAATCCTTCCTGCTAATATGAAGCTGAAACAGCTGATGCATTACTCTGGGAATTGGCTGCTGCCAACAGCTGTCTTTCATCTACTGGCAATCCCAAATACATGGGAAGCAGATGAGTATCTAAGACATACCATTAAGACTAAATatgggaacttttttttttttttaatagaaaaacaacaacaaaaaaaccccaccaaaacccccaaacaaacaaaaaaatgaaagcactgCCCATGACTACATCATATAAAAGTCCTGGAAAGAAGGTAGAACATACAGATCCTGAAAAACACAGATAACCAATAGACAACAAAAGTGCTGGTAGCTTGACTATGTGAGAAGGTGAAGTGGGAGCTATGTAAGCATAATGAAGGCTGGAGACACAGATTGGAAGTTCCAGGCAGGGAACTGTCCTATGATCccaaaattatttggaaaatgagatctgatattattttcttccctaaatAAACAtgattatataaaataaatgttcagtgactgatttttctcttggcaGAAACAACTGAAAGACCCTACTAACTTCTTAGACAGAATgcacaatagaaaattattcctatgataatagaataaaaatgttggATTCAATCCCATGAAACTAACCAGATGAAACTACATCCTGAgatgaagaatgaaataaatcataaatattttacctGTAATGCaatgcaagaaatatttttccttagagCAAGAAGTGATGTAGCTTCCAGTAATACAAGCATGTTGCGAAGATAGCTACTGATAAAGAAATTATACATCATCTGTGAAAATGCAGCTGACATGACAGTAAATGCAATAATAATGACTCAGTCATGTAAGGACTATAAAGAGAAATCATACAAGAGCAGAGCTAGGAGGTTAATTATATTCACCACCAAAGTCAGATGCAGGGAAACCAAGCAAAGAAAGATGTAAAATCAGAAGGCCCTGAGCTACCATGCTGATCCATGTTCACATGCAAATgtgtcttctgtttctccacTAGGCAGACAGATTTTACTGTAATGGGGTAGTATCTAAACATCGTAATCATCTCACTAGATGGATGCTAAGTTTTCAACGATAGGCACCATTAATGTGTGTCCTCTAAAAGTAAACTGATAATTTGTGAAACACTAGTAATTATGAAGGTCTCTATTTTTCACTAGtcattcagcaaagaaaaacagttttgtagCTTGACACATCTGCTCCAAGCACTGTCACGATTGATTTTCTTATCGTTAGACAAAAAGATTTATACAATCTTTGTATTAAGTGGCCTTTGTATAAGCCAACCACTGATCTTTGACTTTTGAGATACAGGCTATCCATCTTTACTCACTACATACACTATCTGGCACTCTGTCcagcagtattaaaaaaaggttattGCAGTTGCCATTTCTGAAGCACAACTGCGGGTCCATATTAAGCTGCCCAATTCTAAAGATGCCAATTTAAAGGTGTGATGGGGAGATCCTAAAGAGCCTTGCTTGCTTCACCTGAATCTGCAGCTGACTATGTCAAACTAAGCACCAACAGTAGTTtgatgcaaacaaaaaatgagatCAAACAACTGCTCTCTAACAAGAATGCCTCAGACATTAGACTTGTTAATGACACATCAAAGCTCCAGGAACAGGAACGTTTTCAAGCTTTATGCAATTTGACCCAGGCACACCTACAAGAAGTGAAGGCTGTGCAGGGAAAGCCTAATAGAAGATCCAGTTTTTACTGGTCCACAGAATAGGAAGTGCTTTCATGAAGAGATAAAAATCTGCTTGCATTCCCATGCATTAGCTTTCCTTTGTAGCTTTGACAGGTATTCCCCACTTacataaaagcagcaaattgcTAGCACATGGGTagaataaattatcttttttacTGAGCTGCTCCTTTTATACTCAGGACCCCGTCTTCAATGACTGAGTTGAAACTGTTTGTCAACTGATGATGTTCACCCATCAGTTAATGAAGCAGAGAAAACTCCAAAAGCTACCAGTCATGATAAATTTGGGTTTTATGTTAAAATGCCTTTAACTGTTAACCCAAATACAGGAAAGTGTGTATCAGGAACCCAAACTGGATCTATGGAAGAGTGAAGGTGATTGCACCTGAGATTGTAACCATCACTGCACTTTTCTCTCTGCTACACCTGGGCAACAACTACCAGGAAACATTCCCAGTTACTCCAACAGCCATCTGACAGGCTGTGATGCCAAAGATCGAGTGATGTCAAAGATCAAGTGATGCCAGAGAACCAATGCAGTTTTTGACTGGTGCAGTTTCACTGGACTAACCATTTTACAAGGAGGTGATGCTTCTGGATCTTTCagtttatatatgtgtatacaaaCAGTTTACTTGTGCAAAAAGAACAGCTCAAGACCAAAAATATCCAAACATTTCAAAGGTAACTGAACTTCTCCCTTAAATTTTGTCAAACTAATATGAAAAACTGAGATAAAAGGTTCTGAAGGAAGACACTTAGAGGCAAATCTGTAACTATGTTGCTACAACTGTTAAGATAACAGCTGCGAGCACACGGccacagaggggaaaaggaagctCCAAAGGAATCCGGTCACCTTACCACTACCAAAAGCATACGTGCTTCATTTACCATACCTGCCACACCCACGCAGGTTCGTTGGCCGAGAGTGAATGCTCAAGGCAGTACAAGTAATAGGCAAATTATATCCAAGCACTTGCTCTCTACGTCATACTTGGCATCACCCGAGCCCGCCCCCCGCCAGAGAGAGTGCTCGGCGCTGCCCACACAAGCATAAACCCCGCCTTCTCCTAGCAACTAGCGGAGCGACTAGCAGCGCCACAGCCGATAAATAGGCCTTTCCGCCCTGACAGACATGAGGCAAGAGCGATGCCAGCAAATGAGAGAGCAGATAGGCACGGAGGCTGGGGATGCAAGAACCCAATCGAAAAACTTTACGGCCCCGAGAGGGTGGGAACAAGACTTAAGCGTCAGTCACAGACGGTGTGCTCTTCCTCCAATCAGACCGTCTTCCCTCATCGCTCTCCCCAGATTGGTTAATAGATAGCAGGAGGGCCTTAGCACACCCTTCCCCCAATGGGAAGGTAGCGCTGCGTGACAGACGCTCAGACCAGCCAATTATTGCCGGCGCGGACACCCCCCCAACCTCTCTCTCTTGCAAAATGGCGGCGACAGCGCCTGCTTCGGCGTCGACTCCGACTCCGGCTCCTcccgcggcggccccggcgcAGAGCTCGACGGCGGCGCCCGCCACGCCGGCGGGAAACGCTCCACCCCCTACCGCTGCACCGCCTCCGCCCGCCACCCCGGTACCGCCACCAGCCGCGCCGCTCTCGGCCGCGCTCTCGGGCCCCTTCCCTGGCGGCCGCGTGGTGCGGCTGCACCCGGTCGTGCTCGCCTCAATCGTGGACAGCTTCGAGCGGCGCAACGAGGGCGCGGCGCGGGTCATCGGGACGCTGCTAGGTAAGagccgccgccccgcccgccgccagCCTGGGGGCGAGCAGCTCGCCGCCCCCACGGCGCCCCCCTAACCGCGCTGCCCTCCCGCAGGGACCGTGGACAAGCACTCGGTGGAGGTCACCAACTGCTTCTCCGTCCCTCACAACGAGTCCGAGGATGAGGTACGGAGCGCGGGACCGCACGCCGCCCCGCGGAGGCGGCCCCGGTGGCGGGCGGACGGGCGGAGCAGGCCAAGGCCGCCCGGACTGTGCCGCAGAGCAGGCGACGGGTCTTCGGGCGGGGTGGCCGCCGCCGACGGGGGCGGCCCCTGCGCTCCCCCCGAGGGCGGTGTTAGGGCTTGGGCCCGCGTTGGCCGCAGCTCAGAGTTAAGCATCCCTGTAGCCGGCTGACCTGGGCCTGTTCTGTTTCTCAGGTGGCAGTCGATATGGAATTTGCAAAAAACATGTATGAGTTGCACAAGAAGGTGTCTCCTAGCGAGATCATCTTGGGCTGGTAAGTTCTCCTTCCGCAAGAACATGCAAGCAGTTGTGTTGGTCCCTTAAACTACCTGAAATACGTAATTCTCCTTGTCACAGGTTGAGAAGCAGAAGCACTAATGCTTGTGACGCTAAGATCAGGCAGCTCTTGTTATAGAGTGAGTTATAAAAGTGCTGCAAATCATAATAGGAAGAGACAGTATTAGAGACTtacagggtttggttttgtttctatcTAGAAAAGGTATCACAGAGGAGTGATGAGTTAGAGAATACTTGCACAGATTTGTTAGAAGAACTTAGCCACCTGTAATACAACCTGCACCACAGAAGATATCTGGTTAGAAAAGAGGGAGAACGCAAAAGAGTAGTTTCAAGTACCGAAGGCCTCAGGAGGAATCTGTGATATCTTGAGCACGCAGAAGTTCTCTACTGAGGAAAGGTGCAAGTACTTGTGTGGGGGACACTAAGCAAGATCAGCAAGGTGTTATGGGAACAGTCTGTGAGGGTGTGGATAGATAGCTTCATTAATATTTTCGTGCTTCAGTCCTACATAACAGCTTAGTTCTGTTCCTGTGGACCAAACTTCCTCAACAACCTTTTAATGGCACAGCAAAGTACAGTTCTAATGACAGGAGCTTTCCTGGGCATGTGAGAAGCTAATTGCAGAGCAGCTAAAGGAGCTAGATTAACAAGTTTTACCTCCTGCAGGGAGATGTTTGATTTGGGGAAGATCTACTTGATTGGTCCAAATTTGTTTGGCATGCTTTGGcttacacagaaataaagagttGGTCCAGACCATAGTGACAGATCGTTGAATCTTGGGTGTCTGAAGTCAACTGTACTGATTCTTTATGGCTGGTACTACAACACTGGCCCTGTGCATGTTTCAGTCATGTGTGTGCTCAGTTTGTGATTCCTACAATTCTTGGACAGCTGACAACAAAACTACAAATTTCCTAGTTAAAATACATAGGTTTAGCATGCTTCTGCAGCTCAGTGTTTGGAAATCAGCGTTTTAGGATACAAACCTGTTAAATACCAACACCACCAAACACTGGGCATTTGAATGTTGGAAGAATGGCTCCTCAACGTGTGCTCTTTTGAAGGTATGCAACGGGTCATGACATCACAGAACACTCTGTCCTGATCCATGAATATTACAGCCGGGAAGCGCACAATccaatccacctcactgtggACACGAGTCTCCAGAATTCACGCATGAGCATTAAAGCCTACGTCAGGTACTCTGGATGCTGCATTTCTGGGAGGGGAGCTGTCTGAATTACTGAGACGCCACATGAGGGTAATGAGAAATGCAGTGGGCTGCAGGGTCTCCTTTTGGACAATACTGCACAGCAGCTAAAACACAGCAGTGAGCTAGGGATTATGGCTTGCTTCCCATTGGAATATCTTGACCTGAATTGAAAAACCTAACTTTTCATAAGCTGGTACCTCATTGGAGTGGGGAATTGTGACTTAATTAACTGTAACATTGTTCTGAACATCTTTGTGACATAGTACAGGATTCATATAGCTAGCATTAGTGTCACTGACTTCCATCACACTGAATGCTCGCCTGCAGTCACTGGGCTTTATTGCTCAGCAGTTTATTTATACAAGTTGGAGGATTAGTGTAGTTAAAACATAATTGAAACACCATCTTCTTGACCAGTCTTTCTTCCCCTTAACCTGTTCCATTTTTATCAATTAATAATGGAGATTAAATATTGAGAAATGAAACTATTCTACCTCAGTGTTCTTCCCAGTACTGGTTGAAGAGCTTTCCTCCTTAAGGataaaacttcagcttttctttgtagTGGAAGTCTACTGCTTCTTGACTGTGCATCTTCAAAAAGAAGCTGTTCCATGACATCTCACTTACTTAAAGCATAAATGAACTTCAAATACTTTGAATAATAGGGAGAATAAAGGTGTTGAGAGTGCTTTGTACTTGAATTTTTGCCATATTTATGTTCCTTAAGTGATTTCTCAGCATGGAGTATTTCAGGATAGAAGAATACCTGCTCTATAAGCAAGAAGGAACTGTGGCTAAGAAGGTAGTACTTAGCTCTTCACACGTTCATGCTAACAAACATCAGACCAGCTAGGAATATTCTTGGATGAAAATGAGCAATTAATAGAATGCTAGGACTGATTTCCTGTCCTCAGTTATCCTTGGTCTTAATATTGCTGATTTTAGTGAGAATGAGTAACTTACTCGTGTTCATGCTTCAGTGCTAACAGAGATCATTGAGACGGAAATAGGTTACTTCCTCCCTTAAATATGCCCAcgctgaaaatgttttgtcttttttttatttttttttcctagtgccCCAATGGGAGTCCCTGGTAAAACTATGGGCGTGATGTTCACACCTCTAACAGTGAAATATGTTTATTATGATACGGAGCGGATAGGAggtgaatgtttttttcctattttggtTATAACCATTGTTGTGACACtgcttaaatgcatttttttaccCTGGTAAAATTGCCATTCTACTGGGAATTAGACTGTCTCGCTGAAGATGTCATAAAAGATCTTCAAAAGGTGAAAATTCTAAGCTGTCTTCTGTGGCAGTCAGTTTTTTTCACTGattctctttttgctttcagtggatCTTATCATGAAGACTTGTTTTAGCCCTAATCGAGTGATTGGCTTGTCCAGTGACTTACAGCAGGTGGGGTCAGCGTCAGCCAGGATTCAGGATACCCTGACCATGGTGCTCCAGTATGCAGAGGATGTATTGGTAAGGCCAGCTTTTTATTAGCCAGCAGATGAGTTTCATGTAAGCTTGTGcatcttggttttctttttatatattctcTTTCTGGGCCACAGACTTACTGAGTTTTACTCACATTGAAGTGTCTATTTCTTATGCTTAGTCTGGCAAAGTGGCTGCTGACAACACTGTGGGGCGATTCCTGATGGATCTTATTAACCAGGTGCCAAAGATTTCACCAGAGGACTTTGAGACGATGTTGAACAGCAATATCAATGTAAGTTCATCATCTAATTTTTTCAGCATGTTGCcagcaattttgaaaattagttaaatttaaattttgaaaaaaagtacAGACACAAATTTGTGATCAAAATAATCTATCTGTTCATACAAACACGTTAATAGAAGATACTGGTTTTTCTTGTCAATAATTTGATGTTTTAAGAGCTGAAGGTGGATAAAGGAGCTGACAATCTTGCAAGCAACTGCAAATGAGAGAATACGTTTTAAAGTACTTAGGAATTATGCAAGTAATCTGGAAGCCAGCACAAATTCTTTTAGAGTAATTGGACTATATGAATTACCAAGCTTAAAGCAGCATGGATTTCAAGGATAACCGATGACTTGCCAGCTTCCTTTGCCTGAGCTGAAATTCTGTCTCCTTACGTAACACTTAAGACATGAACAAGGTTTTCGTGTGCTACcttatttctgtaacagaattTTAGAAAGCGAAAGCTAAGTTTCTGAGTGTGGTGTTCACCTACAGTCTGCAAGAGCAGAACTAATTTTTAATTGTGCTTATACCCTTTGACTTGCCTGGTTAACATGGATGAACTCAGAGTTAAAATTTCACAAGCAGTGTTTCATATTCTAGGAATGCCAAAACCACCTTCCTGCAAGGGAAGCATTCCTCAGGGTAGAACTTTCAGGACTAACAATATTTCTCGTAGCTGACTGTAAACTGTTTTACAGGTGTTAAAAATGCAACTCCCTAATAGGCTTCCAGCTTTGTTAATATTTCTGatcactgttttttcttcccctctcagGACCTACTGATGGTAACCTACTTGGCAAACCTCACACAGTCACAGATTGCTCTCAACGAAAAACTTCTGAGTTTATAAAGAAACTTCTGCCACCCTACACTTCAGCGAGCCTGAAGAATGAGCAGATATGCTTTTCTATGGTGGTGCTGCAAATGTCCTTGGACCCTAATTTAATTACCTAGATGACTTGGGTTACATCTTTATTTCCATTGCCCCTGAAAAATCCCCAAGATGGTTTAAGAAATAAATGGGAACAGCTGCAGCTTAGTTGAGcccaatattttaaaatggaatacaTGAATCTCTTGTTTCTTGGATTTATCTACTTGTAtaacaaaatacagcatttattgtaagaatgtatttgaaataaaagttccATTGCAATGGCAAGAATGGCTTCTGTCCAGAAAAAGCTGTCGTCATTTATTGTATAATGAATTcccttttgaaagaaagcaggGATAACAtcatatcaggaaaaaaaatgagtggaTGTAAGTCAACTCTAATTCTGCAGCtgactctgggtttttttgccaacTGTTAAAGCACGGCTTCCTGTGTTGCACATAATTTGCTCTTCCATGGAGGATTACAGAATGGTCACTGGCTTACTAGTGGTGCTGTGCATATGTCCTTCTTCAGCAGGGTACTGACAGTATGACACAACGAATTCAGTTTACATTGTGGTATTTCTATGCATATCTAATCCTTTGGGAAAGGAAATCAAGGTCAATAGCATTAACCCCTCATTCAAGGGAGGGTTCAGAGAATTAAACCAGCAACTGAGTTCATGGTTAAAAGGGCTTGAGAAGCAAGTGTGGCTGCTGGAGTTGCCATCTTTGCAAAAGGAGGAAAGTGTAGTAAAACTACATGAAGTTTTGAGGTTAAAAGTTGGGTGTCAACAAATAGGAATTTTCTGGTTTGTGATTCTACTGCTGCTAAAATCTGAACAgaaactttccattttctccccaaaacctgTTTCACATTAAATAAGTTCTAGCTGAGAGCAAGCCAAGAACAATCTGAGCTGTAATTTTTTACAGTCTCAGTTAATACCATTACCTTTAGAAGTCCATTCAGCTATACTGAGGAGGTTTTGCCTAATAGTAAAAGCATCCCTCTTCTACAACACGTAACTAACTGCTCCCACCTAATTACTAATGACTATTTCTGATGCCTTACATCTGGTTTGGTAAATTAATTGGAAATGTTAGAGAAGCCTGCAAAGTCAGTGccccaaaataattttggtgcTAATTTGCCAGATAAATCCAAGAACGGAACTCAGGTTACAAATCTGTAGATCCTGTACTAGTTGTTCCAATCTGGAGAATTCCCCCAGTGACTGCTAAGTTCTAACTGAAAGGACAAGGTACATGAAAACTGAAGGTATAGCAAAGACTCTAATCTCTTTGAAAATGCTATTCGTAAGCATTAAATAAGTGTTAGAACTCAGCTCTTGTTTTTTATTAgtctgaataaaaatgttttcccttctttcttttagaCTTAATATTCATAACTATGGCCATTTAACTATTTCACAAATTCTTAGGTCAaggtgttttttaaattaagcctTGAAACAGGTGGAGGAAAAGAGCAAGCAACAAAGCTGGATAAGCCTCTCAATTACTGCAAAAAAGTTGCAGCGGGGGGGGAAGCATAATACTGTTTCCCTGATCTCTCCTCTGCAGTAAACTCTTACCATTCCTTGTTAGGAAAACTGATAAAATGTaagaagaaagatttcaaaTGCTCTACAAGAAGAGCTATGCTGTTTAATAAGCAGCCACGCACAAAATGCAAAGTTCTGAGAAGAAAGATCAATTTGTGATCATTGATACAGAAAAGGTATTGTGGGATTTGCCAGTCCTTACAAGTCCCTGAAGACTAATGATGATAGTCATAAGGAACTGACATTATGTCTTCCTAGGTAGAAAGATACATTGCAAAGCAGAGGTGTCAGAAGAGCCCACAATCCATAGGTTCTGTTTGCCAGACAGCACAGTGACAAATGCTTGGAACTGGAGTAGGAAAAAGTTgcccttttaaaaactttgtatCTGATCCCATCCATTCTGTCCTTTTCTACTGGGTGAGCGGCACATTGTGAACCGTACTTTGACTCTGGAATTTTGAATGCCTGATTTCAAATTTCAATGGCCACTCTTACAAAGGACAATATTGCAAACACAAATGTAATGCATCCTTTTGCTTAATTGTAAAGCCTGGACTGTATTATTACATAGGAGTCTGAGGCACTCCTCCTCTGGAGTTTGAAAATCTATACAGGAACTCCTAAAGGTATTTTATTCAAATTGTTCTACTTTATGGAAACCTAAAACCATGaagttcaaaagaaaatctggtgGGAAAAGCCTGGGAGTCACGAAACGTCACCAAGGATTTCAAGCTTTAACTTGCTATTGATTTGTAAAACAGACTTCTTGGATTTATTAGGggacttctttttccttttttttttcctctgttttgtttaagaTGTATT
This window harbors:
- the EIF3F gene encoding eukaryotic translation initiation factor 3 subunit F isoform X1, translating into MAATAPASASTPTPAPPAAAPAQSSTAAPATPAGNAPPPTAAPPPPATPVPPPAAPLSAALSGPFPGGRVVRLHPVVLASIVDSFERRNEGAARVIGTLLGTVDKHSVEVTNCFSVPHNESEDEVAVDMEFAKNMYELHKKVSPSEIILGWYATGHDITEHSVLIHEYYSREAHNPIHLTVDTSLQNSRMSIKAYVSAPMGVPGKTMGVMFTPLTVKYVYYDTERIGVDLIMKTCFSPNRVIGLSSDLQQVGSASARIQDTLTMVLQYAEDVLSGKVAADNTVGRFLMDLINQVPKISPEDFETMLNSNINDLLMVTYLANLTQSQIALNEKLLSL
- the EIF3F gene encoding eukaryotic translation initiation factor 3 subunit F isoform X2, whose translation is MAATAPASASTPTPAPPAAAPAQSSTAAPATPAGNAPPPTAAPPPPATPVPPPAAPLSAALSGPFPGGRVVRLHPVVLASIVDSFERRNEGAARVIGTLLGTVDKHSVEVTNCFSVPHNESEDEVAVDMEFAKNMYELHKKVSPSEIILGCAPMGVPGKTMGVMFTPLTVKYVYYDTERIGVDLIMKTCFSPNRVIGLSSDLQQVGSASARIQDTLTMVLQYAEDVLSGKVAADNTVGRFLMDLINQVPKISPEDFETMLNSNINDLLMVTYLANLTQSQIALNEKLLSL